In Desulfatiglans sp., the genomic window GGTAGCGACCTTGAAAGATGGGAAGGGGCAGTTGAACTTAAGATCCCCATTTTTAATGGTTTATCCACCTCATCAAAGGTTCGGGAAGCCAGACTTCTTTTAAAGGCCGCTGAAGAGGATCTGGAGGGAGAGATCAGATCAGCAACAAGGGCATCCAGGGCCGCATTCCTTGGCATTAAAAGCTCCATAGAGAACATCAATGCCCTGAAAGAGGCAATGATTTCAAATCAGATTACCCTTGAGGCGAAGAAAGAGGGTTTTAAGTCAGGTATGTTCCCCAGTCTGGCGGTAACAGATGCAGAAAGAGACCTGTACCAGACTAAGCAGGAGTATGCCAAGTCACAGTATGAGTATATCATTTACAGCCTGAGGCTTAAAAAGGCGGTAGGGCTTTTAACGCAGGAAGATATAAGAACCATAAACTCCTGGTTGAAGTAATAATAATTTTAAGAAAGCAGAATATTTTTACCCGAAATCAAGATATGAGGTAACCCTGAAAATGTCACACCTGAAAAAACTGGTACGCAGGCTGAAGAGCTTTACAGAAAAAAACAGTGCAAAAAAGGGGGCAGAACGCCGCAGAATGCTTTTTGAGACCCTTGAAAAGCGTCTGCTTCTTTCGGCTGATCCTGTATCTGCCTCCCAGCAATTGCCGGAAGACAAGCTGTTCATCTCCTATGTCGTGCCTGCCGCTGAGGTGGAGCAACTTTCTAATGAAGCAGCGAATAATGTGTCCAACCCTGATGATGTTAAGGCAGATATAAAAATACCGGAGGCTGTAACATCCCCTGAATGGTCAGGTGAAAACGGCCAAAACCTGGAGAGTATTCTGTCCGGAGAAGAGGCCTCAGTTATAAAAAGCGGTTCTGAAGAGTATACATTTACAAAGGAAAATATCTCTGTCCAGTTATCATGCCTGCTTTCAGAGGATGGCGGGCATCAGCTCGTAATTATTGATCCCTCTGTACCTGAATATGAATCTCTGATTAATAAGATCATTGAGGACAACCCTGGCGGGGCTGAGGGTCAGTGGATAACAGGGCAGAAAGGGCTTATTGAAGATAGTGATACACAGAATGAGATTAAGGGAAATGATGCAACAGGGCCTACCTATGAGGTTGTAATCCTTGACCCTGACAGGAATGGGATTGAACAGATCACAGAGATACTTGGTCAATATCAGGATATAGACACAGTACATGTAATATCCCATGGCGCATCAGGTATGATGCGTATAGGAAACAGCATTGTTGATAGAGGCAGCCTGGAGGAGCATTCCGAAAATCTCAAGGCTTGGCAGCAAGGCCTGGCTGATGGCGGGGATATCTTGCTTTACGGGTGCAATATTGCTGATGGCGAATTGGGCATAGGGTTTATTACAGAGCTCAGCAGGCAAACCGGTGCG contains:
- a CDS encoding DUF4347 domain-containing protein, whose amino-acid sequence is MSHLKKLVRRLKSFTEKNSAKKGAERRRMLFETLEKRLLLSADPVSASQQLPEDKLFISYVVPAAEVEQLSNEAANNVSNPDDVKADIKIPEAVTSPEWSGENGQNLESILSGEEASVIKSGSEEYTFTKENISVQLSCLLSEDGGHQLVIIDPSVPEYESLINKIIEDNPGGAEGQWITGQKGLIEDSDTQNEIKGNDATGPTYEVVILDPDRNGIEQITEILGQYQDIDTVHVISHGASGMMRIGNSIVDRGSLEEHSENLKAWQQGLADGGDILLYGCNIADGELGIGFITELSRQTGADVAASANATGTPERAGDWILEYNKGSIESAFLFQNRNMSNYSHLLADISVNGTLGADTIIVDFGSLTITGGAASHSLNTSDNYLINGLGGNDTLIIQGTTGADTININSSGITINGLTYGILLNSMSSIERLVITGGDGNDSITLSGDILLAGTAFTILSESITVNSTVNTGTGSINLYAAAEDNSIFGDARAHVILENATLIAGDINIIAEAGVTAEASLELNFPVDVALINV